The following DNA comes from Candidatus Cloacimonas sp..
CTTTGAACTCCTGCACTTTGAACTCCGGCACTAATTCACCGTCAATCGTTCCCTGTTTTTCTCCAATGTCTTCGCTCCGATTCCTTTCACTTTTGTAATATCTTCAATGCTTGTAAATTTGCCATTTTCTTCTCTCCATTCCATTATTGCCTTGGCTTTCACTTCCCCAATGCCGTTTAGAGAGCAGAGTTCTTCCAGTGTTGCCGTATTCAAATTGACGATAGAGTTATTCTCAATTTTCGTTTTGGCACTTTTTGCTTGTTTAGGGCTATCAGTTTGGGTGTTAACAAGTTTATAATTTGTGCTATCTCCAAAGACGAGCAAATCGGGCAAAATATTCTTATATGTCTTTGCTCCAATGCCTTTTACTTTCATAATTTCATTCACCGATGTGAAGGGATGTGTTTCCCTATAGGCAATGATATCTTCCGCTCTTTTTTCTCCAATGCCGGGCAGGCAGATAATTTCTTCTTTTGTAGCGATTCTAATGTCCAGGCAGAGGGGTTTATCTATCTTAACTGCTTGTTTTAGAGAATCCAAATCGGTGGAAGATGCCAGAAGTGGTTTTCCAAAAAAGAAATCCAGAAAGCACCCACCCAGAATTGCCACCGCCAAAAACAGCAGCATTTTTTGTTCATTGGGAGTTAAAAAATTACGCAGAGGGTTTTTTACTTTCATTTTATTATTTCTGCTCCGGTAATTTATTGTTCATTTCGGCTTTTGCTTGTAAAGTAATCCAATTTGGGCATTTAGAGAGCTCATCTTCCCAGTTTGTTAAATAGTTCTGCAATTGCTCAGGAGTGATGGTTCCCCTGTCAAAAGCACTTAGCAGATGCCTTTCCAGCGTTTCCCATTCCTTTTTATTTGCCAAAATGCCGGCATATACATCAAAATAGGGATAGGACTTCAGTAAAACAGGATTTTGAACCAAGTATTGTTCCAATTCCATCTTATTTTCCGTTTCCTGTAAAATTTCCACATAACCCTCGGCAAAGCTGTAAATACTATCGGCAGAAGCAAGCTGACCATTTTTAATCAGGTCGGAAAGCAGATTGGGCATCAGCGTTTTATATAGTGTGGCATTTTTATTTTGCACCAGAAAATATTTTATCCGCATCCAATTGGCGGTTAATAAATTACGGTCTTTAATCTGGGTTAATTCCGCTTCAGCTAAAGCATAATTTTTCTGGATGCGGTGGCGGTGAAATTGAAAAATGTGAAAATAATCATCCTCTAAAAAGCGTTTATAGCCCTCATCTATTGTTTTTAAAGTGGATTCCTGATTTTGGAGAGGGTCGGTAAGTTCCAACTCCGCATTTAATAACCAAGCCATATAGTCCACCAGAAAGAGGCGATAGCCCCAGTAAAAATCAGGATATTTACGGCAAAGTTCTTCTGCGGCATTCATTTGCAATGTTTCATCTGGCTCTAAACGCAAAGCCAGATAAGTATAAACAGGCATATTGGGATTTTTTTTCTGCAACTCTATAAAATATTCTCTACAAGCATCGGGCTCAACGCTTTGCCAGATACTTTGCAATTCGCGCAATTCTTCTACATTTGTGGT
Coding sequences within:
- a CDS encoding helix-hairpin-helix domain-containing protein encodes the protein MKVKNPLRNFLTPNEQKMLLFLAVAILGGCFLDFFFGKPLLASSTDLDSLKQAVKIDKPLCLDIRIATKEEIICLPGIGEKRAEDIIAYRETHPFTSVNEIMKVKGIGAKTYKNILPDLLVFGDSTNYKLVNTQTDSPKQAKSAKTKIENNSIVNLNTATLEELCSLNGIGEVKAKAIMEWREENGKFTSIEDITKVKGIGAKTLEKNRERLTVN